The genomic interval TATTCCGCGCGCTGCCGTGCTCCATCCAGGTGAGGGCGGCCGGGCACCCGGCGTCCGCGGGCAGGGAGTTGAAGAGCGGCTCGATCCCGTCCGGGGCCACTTCCCGCATGGCGACGAGCCGCACCACGTCGGAGACCAGGGCAAAGCGCTTCCACAGGGCCAGCTTCGCCCCCGCCTGGGGGTCGGCCTTGTTCAGGAACGGAATATGGGCCTCCACGGCGCGCGTCCCTTCGCCAGCCGCCTCCCAGGTCTTCTCCTTCCCGTCGCCGCCCTCGAAGTGCCAAAGCCACCGGCCGTCGTCGCCGCCCTGGCGGGAGGCGGCGGGGAAACCGGGCAGGTTCTCGTCCAGGATGTTCTGCCCCCGGCGCTGCTTGCGGACGGCGGCGGCCACCTCCGGCCAGTTGAATTTCCAGTAGTAGGCGTCCCGTTCCTCCAAGCCCACCAGATCGCCCGTCTTCGTGTCGTAAAGGATGCCGAAGCGGCGGGAAGGCTGCTCGATCCGCAGCCGCGCACCGTCCCAGAAAAGCTCCAGCGTCTCCCGCGAGTCGGGGTAACGGCATTCCACGGAGGCCGTCGTCATGAGCGGCGCGGCGCAGCCAGCGCCCGCCAGCAAAATGAAAAGCAGGCCGCTAAACGTCGACCGCATCGTCTTTCGCCTTTTTGGCCCGGGCGCCGAAGAGGATCGTGCCAAGCCGGACGATGGTGCTCCCTTCCTCGATGGCGACTTCGAAATCGGCGCTCATCCCCATGGAAAGCTCCGGCAGATGCAACCCGGTCTCCTTCTCCACGCGGTCCCGCGTTTCCCGCAGCCCGGCGAAGACGGGGCGGACCCGCTCCACCTCCTCGTAATAGGGGGCCAGCGTCATCAAGCCGCAAAGCTCCAGGGAGGAAAGGGCGTTGATCTGTTTCGCCAGGGCGGAAGCCTGCGCGGGCGCGACGCCGAATTTCTGCGATTCCCCCGCCTGGTTCACCTGGAGGAGGACCTTCAGCCGCCGCCCTTCCTCCTTCGCCCGCGCGTCGAGCGCGGAGGCGATTTCGATGGAGTCGAGGGACTGAACCCAGTCGAAAAGCGCCGGGACATACTTCACCTTGTTCGACTGCAAGTGGCCGATGAGGTGCCAGGTGCCGCGCGGGCCGCAGTCCTCCTTTTTCGCCCGGGCTTCCTGGACCTTGTTCTCGCCGATCTGGTCCAGCCCGGCGGCGACCGCCTCCCGGACCGTCTCGGCAGGGTGATTCTTCGTCACGGCGATGAGGGTGACCTCCTCCGCCTTTCGGCCCGCCTTTTGGGCCGCGGCGGCGATCCGCGCCTGGATCACCGGATATTGTCGGTTGAAAAAACTGTTCATCTGAAAAAAGCTCTATAAGTTCTACTTATTCCGCATGCAAATCGAGTCGCTCAAGGTTTTCCGTGATCTTGTCGAGACGTCCAGTTTTAGCAAGGCCGCCCGCTCCAATTCGATCACCCAGTCCGCGGTGAGCCAGCAGGTGCGCGGATGGGAAGAGCGCTTCGGCCTGCCGCTCATCGACCGCAGCGGCAAGCAATTCGCCCTCACGCGGGAAGGGGTCCTCTTCTACCAGACGGCCAAGAAGATGATCGACGATTTCGACGCCTTCCAGCACGGCCTGGCGGAAATGCGCAACGTCGTCGCCGGCCCGATCCGCGTCTCCGCCGTCTACAGCGTCGGCCTGCACGAGCTGCCGCCCTACCTCAGCGCCTTCCTGCGCGCCTATCCCTCCGTCAACGTCCACGTGGAATACCGCCGTGCCAACCAGGTCTACGAGGACGTCGCCGAAGGAGCCAGCGACCTGGGCCTCGTCGCCTTTCCCGTCACGCGGAAGGGATTGCGCGTCGAGTCGTTCCGGCAGGACCGCCTGGTCTTGATTTGCAGCGCGCGCCATCGCCTGGCCGGGCAGAAGGAAATCCCCATTGCCTCCGTGGCGAAGGAGAAGTTCATCGGTTTCGAGCCCGACATCCCCACGCGCAAGGCGCTCGACAAGATCTTCAAGGAAAACGGGGTCGAGGTGAACCCCGTGATGGAATACGACAATGTCGAGACGGTGAAGCGCGCCGTGGAGGTCGACGCGGGCGTCGCCATCGTGCCGCTGGCCAGCGTTGAGCAGGAGCTGAAGCGGCAGACCCTCCGCACCGTCGAGTTCAAGGAGGAGAAGCTCTACCGCCCGCTGGGCATCCTATACAAGGGCGGCCGCATCCTTTCCCCCGCCGTCCGCCGCTTCCTGGACGCGCTCAAGGAAGAGCCGCCCTCATTTTGATATGGCGTCCTATTACCAATGCCAGCGCTGCGGCAACTGCTGCCGCTGGCCGGGAACGGTGCGCGTGAGCGCGGAGGAGACGGACGCCATCGCAGCCCATCTCCGTTTGGCGCCGGACGAATTCATCTCCCGCTACACGGAGCTGCTACCGGACCGCCGGGGCCTGACCCTTCGCTCCACGCCGGACGGCGCCTGCATTTTCCTGGAGGGAAAGAATCACTGCGCCATCCAGGGGGCCAAGCCGCGCCAGTGCTCCGGTTTCCCCAACACCTGGAACTTCCCCGGCTGGCGGGACGTTTGCGAGGCCACGGAGATCGCCGATGCGGCGCTTTGACACCGTCATCCTGGGCAGCGGCATCGCGGGGCTTTCCCTGGCCCTGCGCGCGGCCCGCGCCGGCACCGTCGCCATCCTGACGAAGAAAGGCTCCGCCGAGTCGAACACCAACTACGCCCAGGGGGGCATCGCCTGCGTCACCTCGGAGGAGGATTCCTTCGAGATGCACGTCCGCGACACCCTGGAGGCGGGCGCGGGCCTGTGCCATGAGGACGTCGTCCGCCGCATCGTGGAGGAAGGTCCGGAGCGGGTGCAGGAGCTGATCGACCTGGGGATGCAATTTACCGGGCGGGGCAACGGCGTCCGCGGGGAGTTCGACTTGGGGAAGGAAGGCGGCCATTCCAAGCGGCGCATCCTCCACGCCAAGGACGTCACGGGCCGGGAGATCGAGCGGACGCTTTTGGCTGCCGTCGCGGCGGAGCCGAACATCCGGATATTCGAGAACTTCACCGGCATCGACCTCATCACCCGGCGCAAGCTCGGCTTCGGCGGACCGGACCGCTGCCTGGGCGTCTACGCCTTGGACAACCAGAGCGGGGAGGTGGAGACCTTCGGCGCGGGTCACGTCGTCCTGGCCACGGGCGGCTGCGGAAAAGTCTATCTCTATACCACCAACCCGGACATCGCCACCGGCGACGGCGTCGCCATGGCCTTTCGCGCCGGCGTGCCGGTGGCCGACATGGAATTCGTCCAGTTCCATCCCACCTGCCTCTTCCACCCGCAGGCGAAGAACTTCCTCGTCAGCGAGGCGGTGCGCGGGGAGGGCGGCCTCCTGCGCGACGCCAGGGGCCGCCGTTTCATGGAAGGAACGCACCCGATGGCGGAGCTGGCCCCGCGCGACATCGTGGCCCGCGCCATCGACGCGGAGATCAAGCGCAGCGGCCTGCCCTGCGTCTACCTGGACATCACCCACAAGGGGGCCGATTGGGTGAAGGAACGCTTCCCCTTCATCTACGAGAAGTGCTTCTCCTTCGGCATCGACATCACGAAGGAGCCGATCCCCGTCGTCCCCGCCGCGCATTACCAATGCGGCGGCGTGCAGAGCGGCATCGACGGGCGGACCTCCCTGCCGGGCCTTTGGGTCGCCGGGGAGACCGCCTGCACCGGCCTGCACGGGGCCAACCGCCTGGCCAGCAACTCCCTCTTGGAGGCGCTGGTCGTCGCCCACGGCGCGGCCTTGGCCATGGAGAATGAGGGCAAGCCTGCCGAGGTGCCCCCTCTGCCGGAATGGGAAAGCGGCTCCGCCTCCGATCCGGACGAACTGGTCGTCGTCACCCACAACTGGCGGGAGATCCGCCAGCTCATGTGGGACTACGTCGGCATCGTGCGCACCACCAAGCGGCTGCGCCGCGCCGGAGCGCGCCTCCGCAACCTGACGGAAGAGGTAAGGGAATACTTCTGGAATTACAACGTGACGGCCGATCTTCTGGAACTGCGCAACCTGGTTTTGGTGGCCTCCCTCATCGTCGATTCGGCCCTCTCCCGGCAGGAGAGCCGCGGCCTCCACTACAATACCGACTTCCCGTTGCCGGACGATTCCCGCCCCCCGCGGGACACCGTCCTCACTCCTTGACGGAGTAGGCGATCGTCACCCAGCTGGCGCGGGCGAAGTCGATGCCGGACGCCTCCCGCACCGGTCCGGTGAGGACCGGCGGCAAGACGCGGACCTTTGGCTCCCGGCGCTTCCAGATCGCCTCCAGCGCAGGCCCGATGCCGATTTCCCGCTCCAGCGCCACGGAAAGTAGCGGCCCCGGCCCGTTCAGCGCGGCGGGATTTTCCGGGAAGGCCCAGCGGCGGCCGGTATAGAAAATGAGGCTCCCCTCGGTAAAGCCGTAGGCCAGGCACGCGGCGTCGGCGGGAAGGGTGGCGGAAGCCTCCGCCACGGCCAGGGCGGGCAGGAGCGGCCGAAGGGAGGTGCCCAGGATGAGGAACCCGGCGGAGACGGCGAGCACGGGTACCCAGGCCAGGCGGAAGAGATTCCCCCGCCAGAGCAGGGCCAGGAACATGAGCCCGCCCAGCACGGTCCAGAGGCCCAGCAGGGCTGCGCGCAGGTGGCGCAGCTCCGGTGTCCACGGCGCGGCGACGATCACGGCGCCCAGAGCCAGGAGAATTATTCCCCAGAGAGCCAGGACGCCTCCGGCAAAGACGCGGGCCCAGCGCGGCAGCGGCCCGTGCAGCCCGGGCGCCTGGGCCAGGAGGAGGAAAAAGGCGGGGAAAGCGGGCAGGATGTAGTGGGGCAGCTGCGTGGCGTAGGCGGTGAAGATGAGATAGGGAGCCACCAGCCAGGCGACCAGGAAGGCGTTCCGCGCATTCCAATGCCGCCGCGCGGCGACCGCCGCCGCCCCGGCGAAGGCGATCCACGGGAAGAAGCTGAGCAGGGAGGTGACCAGATAGTAGGGCAGGAAGTAATGGCGGCTGTTGAGCGGCTCCATGCCGCGCGCCACCACATGTTCCCCGATGCCCACATGCCACCACCGCCCGTCGGTGACCAGCAGGCAGGGGACGCCCCATAGCGCGGTGAGGGCCAGCAGGCCCAAGAGGCCCCGGACCAGCCGCAGGTTTCGCCAAGGCAGGGGCCGCCGCCAGAAGACGAAGCGGTAAAGGAGCGCCGTCACGACCGGCACGGCCAGGGTGATCGGCCCCTTGGCCAGGAAGCCGACAGCCAGCGAGCCGTAGAGGAGGAGCCGCTTGCGCGTGCCGTTCTCCGCCGTATCCAGCAGGTCGAAGAGAGCCACCTGGGCCACAGCCACTGCCAGCACCATCGGCATGTCGGCCACGGAGAGCCGTCCGTGGAGGAGGACCTGGAAGGAGGTCAGAAAGGCGAAGCCCGCGACGAACCCGGCCGCCGCCGTGAACCACCGCGCTCCCGTGGCATAGAGAAAGAGCGCCAGGACAATGGCGGAAAGGATCGAGTGGAGGCGGGCCATCAGTTCCGTCACCCCGCCCAGCTGGTAGAAAACGGACATCACCCAGTAGGTGAGGGGGGGTTTGTCGAACCGTTCGTGCCCGTTGAAGGTCGGCACCAGCCAGGAATGGCGTTGGAGCATCTCCCGCGTCGCCTCGGCAAAGCGGGGCTCATCCCGGTCAATAAGGGGCAGCTCCGCGCTGCCCAGGACCAGGAGGAGAATGCCCGCCGCCACCAGGAGCCAGACATGGGCGCGCGGAGAAAGGGAGGGGACCTGCATGAGGGGCCAAATTTGTAACTGCATTTCCTCCTTTTGGCCAGAGGCCCCTTTTGATATTCCTGAAGGAGCTTGAACAGCGATTCGCGCAT from Verrucomicrobium sp. carries:
- a CDS encoding YggS family pyridoxal phosphate-dependent enzyme; this translates as MNSFFNRQYPVIQARIAAAAQKAGRKAEEVTLIAVTKNHPAETVREAVAAGLDQIGENKVQEARAKKEDCGPRGTWHLIGHLQSNKVKYVPALFDWVQSLDSIEIASALDARAKEEGRRLKVLLQVNQAGESQKFGVAPAQASALAKQINALSSLELCGLMTLAPYYEEVERVRPVFAGLRETRDRVEKETGLHLPELSMGMSADFEVAIEEGSTIVRLGTILFGARAKKAKDDAVDV
- a CDS encoding LysR family transcriptional regulator; its protein translation is MQIESLKVFRDLVETSSFSKAARSNSITQSAVSQQVRGWEERFGLPLIDRSGKQFALTREGVLFYQTAKKMIDDFDAFQHGLAEMRNVVAGPIRVSAVYSVGLHELPPYLSAFLRAYPSVNVHVEYRRANQVYEDVAEGASDLGLVAFPVTRKGLRVESFRQDRLVLICSARHRLAGQKEIPIASVAKEKFIGFEPDIPTRKALDKIFKENGVEVNPVMEYDNVETVKRAVEVDAGVAIVPLASVEQELKRQTLRTVEFKEEKLYRPLGILYKGGRILSPAVRRFLDALKEEPPSF
- a CDS encoding YkgJ family cysteine cluster protein codes for the protein MASYYQCQRCGNCCRWPGTVRVSAEETDAIAAHLRLAPDEFISRYTELLPDRRGLTLRSTPDGACIFLEGKNHCAIQGAKPRQCSGFPNTWNFPGWRDVCEATEIADAAL
- the nadB gene encoding L-aspartate oxidase codes for the protein MRRFDTVILGSGIAGLSLALRAARAGTVAILTKKGSAESNTNYAQGGIACVTSEEDSFEMHVRDTLEAGAGLCHEDVVRRIVEEGPERVQELIDLGMQFTGRGNGVRGEFDLGKEGGHSKRRILHAKDVTGREIERTLLAAVAAEPNIRIFENFTGIDLITRRKLGFGGPDRCLGVYALDNQSGEVETFGAGHVVLATGGCGKVYLYTTNPDIATGDGVAMAFRAGVPVADMEFVQFHPTCLFHPQAKNFLVSEAVRGEGGLLRDARGRRFMEGTHPMAELAPRDIVARAIDAEIKRSGLPCVYLDITHKGADWVKERFPFIYEKCFSFGIDITKEPIPVVPAAHYQCGGVQSGIDGRTSLPGLWVAGETACTGLHGANRLASNSLLEALVVAHGAALAMENEGKPAEVPPLPEWESGSASDPDELVVVTHNWREIRQLMWDYVGIVRTTKRLRRAGARLRNLTEEVREYFWNYNVTADLLELRNLVLVASLIVDSALSRQESRGLHYNTDFPLPDDSRPPRDTVLTP
- a CDS encoding glycosyltransferase family 39 protein, with protein sequence MQLQIWPLMQVPSLSPRAHVWLLVAAGILLLVLGSAELPLIDRDEPRFAEATREMLQRHSWLVPTFNGHERFDKPPLTYWVMSVFYQLGGVTELMARLHSILSAIVLALFLYATGARWFTAAAGFVAGFAFLTSFQVLLHGRLSVADMPMVLAVAVAQVALFDLLDTAENGTRKRLLLYGSLAVGFLAKGPITLAVPVVTALLYRFVFWRRPLPWRNLRLVRGLLGLLALTALWGVPCLLVTDGRWWHVGIGEHVVARGMEPLNSRHYFLPYYLVTSLLSFFPWIAFAGAAAVAARRHWNARNAFLVAWLVAPYLIFTAYATQLPHYILPAFPAFFLLLAQAPGLHGPLPRWARVFAGGVLALWGIILLALGAVIVAAPWTPELRHLRAALLGLWTVLGGLMFLALLWRGNLFRLAWVPVLAVSAGFLILGTSLRPLLPALAVAEASATLPADAACLAYGFTEGSLIFYTGRRWAFPENPAALNGPGPLLSVALEREIGIGPALEAIWKRREPKVRVLPPVLTGPVREASGIDFARASWVTIAYSVKE